A DNA window from Paenibacillus sp. HWE-109 contains the following coding sequences:
- a CDS encoding SDR family NAD(P)-dependent oxidoreductase, with the protein MFTNATILVTGGTGSWGYELIEQLLREDPKKIIVFSRNESTQVAMKRTFEDPRLSFCIGDVRDKDALTKACEKVDYLFHLAALKHVPVCEDQPYEALKTNVVGTQNVIEAAIENKVKRVINISTDKAANPSNFYGLTKAIGEKLIVQANLLSDYTKFLCVRGGNVLGTNGSVIHLFMKQIREKNQIGITDKEMTRFFLTKEEAIFLLLRGAKEGRGGEIFVMTMPTCKIMDLAEVLMEEMGKTNVDVIELGVRPGEKIHEILLSEFESHYTVAYDKQYLAILPTIDIPGLRDYYADYPKVPFESFSSEGPLMSKEEIKSLLVRGGFLI; encoded by the coding sequence ATGTTTACTAACGCGACAATCTTGGTGACCGGCGGAACCGGATCCTGGGGTTACGAGCTCATTGAACAGCTACTTAGGGAAGATCCTAAGAAGATTATTGTATTCTCCCGAAATGAATCCACACAAGTTGCCATGAAACGGACGTTTGAGGATCCCCGATTATCGTTCTGCATCGGTGATGTCAGAGATAAGGATGCTCTAACCAAAGCTTGTGAGAAAGTGGATTACTTATTCCACTTAGCGGCGCTGAAGCATGTGCCTGTTTGTGAGGATCAGCCTTATGAAGCTTTGAAAACAAACGTTGTCGGCACTCAAAATGTGATTGAAGCGGCGATCGAGAACAAAGTTAAACGAGTGATTAATATTTCGACGGATAAAGCAGCGAACCCATCCAACTTTTATGGATTGACCAAAGCGATTGGCGAGAAGTTGATTGTACAAGCGAATCTACTCAGTGATTATACGAAGTTCCTGTGTGTGCGTGGCGGGAATGTACTTGGCACAAACGGCAGTGTCATCCATCTGTTCATGAAGCAAATCCGCGAGAAAAATCAAATCGGCATTACGGATAAAGAAATGACCCGCTTTTTCTTGACCAAAGAGGAAGCGATCTTCCTATTACTTCGTGGAGCGAAGGAGGGTAGAGGCGGTGAAATTTTCGTTATGACCATGCCGACTTGCAAGATTATGGATCTAGCTGAAGTCTTGATGGAAGAAATGGGCAAAACAAACGTCGATGTCATTGAACTCGGTGTACGTCCAGGTGAGAAAATTCACGAAATTTTGTTGTCGGAATTCGAAAGCCATTATACGGTCGCGTATGATAAACAATATTTGGCCATCTTACCGACGATTGATATCCCCGGCTTACGTGATTACTATGCAGATTATCCAAAGGTACCTTTTGAAAGCTTCAGTTCGGAGGGACCTTTGATGAGTAAAGAAGAAATTAAGTCGCTTCTCGTTCGAGGGGGGTTTTTAATATGA
- a CDS encoding dTDP-4-dehydrorhamnose reductase family protein, whose product MKRKLLILGGQGMLGSMLVEYFRECSDYHVIFTTRDKGNPEGLYLDAEDPILLDKVIEAVSPPVAINCMGILNHFAQENPQKAYWVNGLVPHRIGKAMDKIGGKLIHISSDCVFSGEKGDHTEQDEPDGSSVYAKSKALGEVITSPHLTIRTSIIGPEIRKQGIGLMQWFLQQQGEINGYTQAFWNGVTTLELAHCIRYVIEQEPVEGLLHLTAPEPISKYELLKLFQFVFQKEDVTIRQDDVVKLNRTLKQSRTDFHYSVPSYKVMLHELKSRMCSI is encoded by the coding sequence ATGAAACGGAAGCTGCTTATCCTTGGTGGACAGGGGATGTTAGGAAGTATGCTTGTCGAGTATTTCCGTGAATGCAGTGACTATCATGTCATCTTTACGACAAGGGATAAAGGCAATCCGGAAGGCCTTTATTTGGATGCGGAAGATCCCATTCTGCTGGATAAAGTCATAGAAGCCGTCTCTCCCCCTGTTGCGATTAATTGCATGGGGATTCTCAATCATTTTGCACAAGAAAATCCGCAGAAGGCTTATTGGGTAAATGGCTTGGTGCCGCATCGTATCGGCAAAGCCATGGATAAAATAGGCGGAAAGCTGATTCACATCAGCTCGGATTGTGTCTTCTCTGGGGAAAAAGGCGATCATACGGAACAGGACGAACCCGATGGGTCTTCCGTTTATGCCAAATCGAAGGCTCTCGGAGAAGTGATCACTTCCCCGCATTTGACAATCCGGACATCCATTATCGGTCCAGAAATTAGAAAGCAAGGGATTGGCTTAATGCAATGGTTTCTCCAGCAGCAAGGAGAGATTAACGGCTATACACAGGCGTTTTGGAACGGTGTGACAACGCTGGAACTTGCCCACTGCATCCGTTATGTCATTGAGCAGGAGCCCGTTGAGGGGCTCCTCCACCTTACTGCGCCGGAGCCGATCAGCAAGTACGAGCTGCTTAAGCTGTTTCAGTTTGTTTTTCAGAAGGAAGATGTTACGATTCGCCAGGATGATGTTGTCAAGTTGAATCGCACGCTCAAGCAAAGCCGTACAGATTTCCATTATTCCGTCCCAAGCTATAAGGTTATGCTCCATGAATTGAAGAGCCGGATGTGTTCCATTTGA
- a CDS encoding NAD-dependent epimerase/dehydratase family protein, which translates to MTTILITGASGFTGQHACQYFVEKGFQVAALSRTRVVTHNRVQSWTCDLTKHEQITEIVQQLKPNYVLHLAGRNAVAESWREPMAYMMTNLMSTFYLLDALRCVPQCRIVVVGSMLTYAPLENRTPPHPYSMSKTFQTWGALDWAHLFEQQVMIARPSNLVGPGPSNGICGLLSYHVAQLEKGKNKAPFKLSSLVEERDFLDVRDAVRAYDHLLEKGISGRTYPVASGRNRSIGEIVDILRLLTATELPVMAAQLSDYTPPRPIDVTQMYNMKWKPSIPFEDSLKDALTYFRREEAANE; encoded by the coding sequence TTGACGACTATTCTTATTACGGGTGCTAGCGGATTCACAGGGCAACATGCCTGCCAGTATTTTGTTGAAAAGGGATTTCAGGTTGCAGCTCTTTCGAGAACGCGGGTAGTCACGCACAACAGGGTTCAGTCATGGACATGTGATTTAACGAAGCATGAACAGATTACTGAAATTGTCCAGCAGTTGAAGCCAAACTATGTTCTGCACCTGGCGGGCAGGAATGCAGTCGCGGAGTCATGGCGCGAACCAATGGCATATATGATGACCAATCTGATGTCGACCTTCTATTTGCTGGATGCGCTGCGCTGCGTGCCTCAGTGCCGTATCGTAGTCGTTGGCTCCATGCTTACCTATGCTCCTTTAGAAAACAGGACGCCGCCCCATCCATACAGTATGAGCAAGACATTTCAAACCTGGGGTGCGCTCGATTGGGCGCATCTTTTTGAACAACAGGTTATGATTGCAAGACCTTCCAATTTAGTGGGTCCTGGCCCATCGAATGGGATTTGCGGACTTTTGTCATATCATGTGGCGCAGCTGGAGAAGGGGAAGAATAAAGCCCCTTTCAAGCTATCTTCCCTTGTGGAAGAACGCGATTTTTTGGATGTGCGAGATGCTGTGCGTGCATACGATCACCTATTGGAGAAAGGGATTTCGGGCAGAACCTATCCCGTCGCTTCAGGGAGGAACAGATCCATTGGAGAAATTGTGGATATCCTGCGCCTGCTTACGGCAACAGAACTGCCTGTTATGGCAGCTCAGCTAAGCGATTACACGCCTCCCCGACCTATAGATGTAACACAGATGTACAACATGAAGTGGAAACCGTCTATCCCTTTTGAGGATTCTTTAAAGGATGCTTTGACTTATTTCCGCCGGGAGGAAGCCGCAAATGAATGA
- the wecB gene encoding non-hydrolyzing UDP-N-acetylglucosamine 2-epimerase — protein sequence MKIATVLGTRPEIIRLSLIIQKLDELADSHILIHTGQNFTPTLSDVFFEELGLRQPDYRLHNQSNTLGGQLSVLFAELERILMHERPDKVLVLGDTNSALSSILAERMGIPVIHMEAGNRCFDLAVPEEKNRKVIDAISSINMPYTRYSRDNLLREGVPSHRIIVTGNPIYEVMKHYETQIKGSTIIERLGLTDERYFLVTTHRAENVDHPERLAQILQGFNLVAEAYGHKVICSIHPRTKARLEQEGTVMHPLVQFHEPFGFFDFVHLEQHAFCALTDSGTVQEECCIFHVPTVTIRTTTERPETVDCGSNVVSGLQAEQILNAVKVMVSFPANWQCPDGYLDTNVSQKVIQYLLGGKKHVY from the coding sequence ATGAAAATCGCAACGGTACTCGGAACCCGACCTGAAATTATTCGGTTGAGTCTAATCATTCAGAAGTTGGATGAGTTGGCTGACTCCCACATTTTGATTCATACAGGTCAGAATTTCACGCCTACGCTCAGCGATGTGTTCTTCGAAGAACTGGGGCTGCGGCAGCCGGATTATCGACTTCATAACCAGTCGAATACGCTGGGTGGACAGCTTTCGGTGCTGTTCGCCGAACTTGAGCGCATATTGATGCACGAGCGACCGGATAAAGTGCTCGTGCTTGGGGATACGAACAGCGCACTCAGCAGCATTCTGGCTGAGCGCATGGGCATCCCGGTGATTCATATGGAAGCGGGCAATCGCTGCTTCGATCTGGCTGTGCCGGAAGAGAAGAATCGCAAAGTGATCGATGCTATTTCCAGTATTAATATGCCCTATACGAGATACAGCCGAGATAATTTGCTCAGGGAAGGCGTGCCGAGTCATCGCATCATCGTAACCGGCAATCCCATCTATGAGGTTATGAAACATTATGAAACTCAAATTAAGGGGAGCACGATTATAGAGCGGCTTGGCTTAACCGATGAACGGTATTTCTTAGTGACAACGCATCGTGCTGAGAATGTTGACCATCCGGAGCGGCTTGCCCAAATTCTTCAAGGGTTCAACCTGGTGGCGGAAGCTTACGGTCACAAGGTGATCTGCAGCATTCATCCACGGACGAAAGCAAGGCTTGAACAGGAGGGCACGGTCATGCATCCACTTGTTCAATTTCATGAGCCATTTGGTTTTTTTGACTTTGTTCATTTGGAACAGCACGCATTTTGCGCCTTGACAGACAGCGGAACGGTACAGGAAGAATGCTGCATTTTCCATGTGCCCACGGTTACGATTCGAACAACAACGGAACGTCCAGAAACGGTTGATTGCGGCAGCAATGTCGTATCGGGTCTCCAGGCCGAGCAAATTTTGAACGCAGTTAAGGTCATGGTGAGCTTCCCGGCAAACTGGCAATGCCCGGATGGTTATCTGGATACGAATGTATCGCAGAAAGTCATTCAATATTTATTAGGAGGTAAAAAGCATGTTTACTAA